The Mycolicibacterium hassiacum DSM 44199 genome includes a window with the following:
- a CDS encoding serine/threonine-protein kinase, giving the protein MLTVGERFERYVVDEPIGRGGHATVYRAHTADAERGAPRQVALKVLDEQHRHRAQLARLRREFEYARRLRHPHIVAMYERGFGWLAMELVPGGPVTRLATLAERLEALAQIAEALDYAHNRAIVHCDVKPANILLDPEPGQLRAVLVDFGLATRVCADVGPRCDPVEASLPYSAPELLTGHAPTEATDEYALACTAVELITGSPPFTADNGPALVEAHLTQPPPHWSREIDSLPRVFDAILAKALAKSPADRYQSCREFIALVTRALQPK; this is encoded by the coding sequence GTGTTGACCGTCGGCGAGCGGTTCGAGCGCTATGTCGTCGACGAGCCGATCGGGCGCGGCGGGCACGCGACCGTCTACCGGGCGCACACCGCCGACGCCGAGCGCGGAGCGCCGCGCCAGGTGGCCCTGAAGGTCCTCGACGAGCAGCACCGCCACCGCGCCCAGCTGGCCCGGCTGCGCCGGGAGTTCGAATACGCCCGGCGGTTGCGCCACCCGCACATCGTCGCGATGTACGAACGCGGATTCGGCTGGCTGGCGATGGAACTGGTCCCCGGCGGGCCGGTGACCCGGCTCGCGACCCTCGCGGAGCGGCTCGAGGCCCTGGCGCAGATCGCCGAGGCCCTGGACTACGCCCACAACCGGGCGATCGTGCACTGCGACGTCAAACCGGCCAACATCCTGCTCGACCCCGAACCGGGGCAGCTGCGCGCGGTGCTCGTCGACTTCGGCCTGGCCACCAGGGTGTGCGCGGACGTCGGCCCCCGTTGTGACCCGGTGGAGGCATCGCTGCCGTACTCGGCGCCGGAACTACTGACCGGCCACGCCCCGACCGAGGCGACCGACGAGTACGCGCTGGCCTGCACGGCGGTCGAGTTGATCACCGGGTCGCCGCCGTTCACCGCCGACAACGGCCCCGCGCTCGTCGAGGCACACCTGACCCAGCCGCCGCCGCACTGGTCCCGCGAGATCGACTCGCTGCCCCGGGTGTTCGACGCGATCCTGGCCAAGGCGCTGGCGAAGTCGCCGGCCGACCGGTATCAGTCGTGCCGGGAGTTCATCGCGCTGGTCACCCGTGCGCTGCAGCCGAAGTAG
- the rsmA gene encoding 16S rRNA (adenine(1518)-N(6)/adenine(1519)-N(6))-dimethyltransferase RsmA codes for MNIRLLGRTEIRQLAREIDFRPRKSFGQNFVHDANTVRRVVSASGVNRHDHVLEVGPGLGSLTLGLLDRGSRVTAVEIDPILAKQLPITIAAHSHSEINRLTVLNRDILTLKREELADPPTALVANLPYNVAVPALLHLLAEFPSIRTVMVMVQAEVAERLAAEPGSKEYGVPSVKVRFYGNVRRYGMVSPTVFWPIPRVYSGLVRIDRYETSPWPTDPEFREQVFHLIDIAFAQRRKTSRNAFAEWAGSGNESARRLLAASIDPARRGETLSIADFVRLLQRTAEAVEEPRPVRRTARSQTQRKDSTSAAAHG; via the coding sequence CTGAACATTCGACTACTCGGACGAACCGAGATACGACAGCTGGCCAGAGAGATTGACTTCCGGCCTCGCAAATCGTTCGGGCAGAACTTCGTGCACGACGCCAACACGGTGCGCCGTGTGGTTTCGGCGTCCGGCGTCAACCGTCACGATCATGTCCTCGAGGTGGGGCCGGGGCTGGGCTCGCTGACCCTCGGTCTGCTCGACCGGGGATCGCGGGTGACCGCCGTCGAGATCGACCCGATTCTGGCCAAACAGTTGCCGATCACCATCGCTGCGCATTCGCACAGCGAGATCAATCGGCTGACGGTGCTCAACCGCGACATCCTCACGCTCAAACGCGAGGAGCTGGCCGACCCGCCGACGGCGCTGGTCGCCAACCTGCCCTACAACGTCGCGGTGCCGGCGCTGCTGCACCTGCTGGCCGAGTTCCCCTCGATCCGCACCGTGATGGTCATGGTGCAGGCCGAGGTGGCCGAACGGCTCGCCGCCGAACCGGGCAGCAAGGAATACGGCGTGCCGAGCGTGAAGGTCCGGTTCTACGGCAATGTGCGCCGCTACGGCATGGTGTCGCCGACGGTGTTCTGGCCGATCCCGCGGGTGTATTCCGGGCTGGTGCGCATCGACCGGTACGAGACCTCGCCGTGGCCGACCGACCCGGAGTTCCGCGAGCAGGTGTTCCACCTCATCGACATCGCGTTCGCGCAGCGGCGCAAGACGAGCCGCAACGCGTTCGCCGAGTGGGCCGGTTCGGGCAACGAGTCGGCGCGCCGGTTGCTGGCCGCCAGCATCGACCCGGCCCGCCGCGGCGAGACGCTGTCGATCGCCGACTTCGTGCGGCTGCTGCAGCGCACCGCGGAGGCGGTCGAGGAGCCGCGGCCGGTGCGGCGCACCGCGCGCAGTCAGACCCAGCGCAAGGACTCTACTTCGGCTGCAGCGCACGGGTGA
- a CDS encoding resuscitation-promoting factor, translating into MNILLRIHQERSPLLRVLVGLTLVVLTCAGAVAVAAHKTVTLTVDDTTVTVTTMKSRVIDIVRENGFEVGERDDLFPAADASVREADTIVLRRSRPLRISTDGQQSREVWTTASTVDEALAQLKMNDTAPAAASRASRVPLSGMSLPVVSAKTVHLNDGGVTRVVRLAAPNVGALLEAAGAPLEQSDEVVPPASSPVIEGMHVTVTRHRIEKVTERLPLPPTQRVIEDPELNKSRRIVEDPGTPGIQDVTFAVAKVNGVETGRLPVANVVITPAREGVLRVGAKPGTEVPPVTNGHLWDALAQCEAGGNWAINTGNGYYGGVQFDQDTWERNGGLRYAPRADLATREEQIAIAEITRARQGWGAWPTCSGRIGAR; encoded by the coding sequence TTGAATATTCTGCTCAGGATCCACCAAGAGCGCTCACCGCTGCTGCGTGTGCTGGTCGGCCTCACTCTGGTGGTGCTGACCTGTGCAGGGGCGGTGGCGGTGGCGGCGCACAAGACCGTCACCCTCACTGTCGACGACACCACGGTCACCGTCACGACCATGAAGTCGCGGGTGATCGACATCGTCCGCGAGAACGGCTTCGAGGTCGGCGAACGCGACGATCTCTTCCCGGCCGCTGACGCGTCGGTGCGCGAAGCCGACACCATCGTGCTGCGCCGCAGCCGGCCGCTGCGGATCTCCACCGACGGCCAGCAGAGCCGCGAGGTGTGGACCACCGCGTCGACGGTGGACGAGGCGCTCGCGCAGCTGAAGATGAACGACACCGCCCCCGCGGCGGCCTCGCGCGCCAGCCGGGTGCCGCTGTCGGGCATGTCGCTGCCGGTGGTGAGCGCCAAGACGGTGCACCTGAACGACGGCGGCGTGACCCGGGTGGTGCGGTTGGCCGCGCCGAACGTGGGTGCCCTGCTCGAGGCGGCGGGCGCGCCGCTGGAACAGAGCGACGAGGTGGTGCCGCCGGCTTCGTCGCCGGTGATCGAGGGTATGCACGTCACCGTGACGCGCCACCGGATCGAGAAGGTCACCGAGCGGCTGCCGCTGCCGCCGACCCAGCGGGTGATCGAGGATCCGGAGCTGAACAAGAGCCGGCGCATCGTCGAGGATCCGGGTACCCCCGGAATCCAGGACGTCACCTTTGCCGTCGCGAAGGTGAACGGGGTGGAGACCGGGAGGTTGCCAGTAGCCAATGTCGTGATCACGCCTGCTCGCGAGGGTGTGCTGCGGGTCGGCGCCAAGCCCGGCACGGAAGTTCCCCCGGTAACCAACGGGCACCTCTGGGACGCCCTCGCCCAGTGCGAAGCCGGAGGTAATTGGGCCATCAACACCGGCAACGGCTACTACGGCGGGGTCCAATTCGACCAGGACACCTGGGAGCGAAACGGCGGGTTGCGGTATGCTCCCAGAGCGGATCTAGCTACCAGAGAAGAACAAATCGCGATTGCTGAGATAACTCGGGCGCGACAGGGTTGGGGGGCGTGGCCGACGTGTAGTGGGAGGATTGGGGCGCGCTGA
- a CDS encoding TatD family hydrolase, with protein MSSKRSGNRDRPPAPEPLTPLIDAHTHLDVCGATDARDVAAVLDRAEAVGVQAVVTVADDLASARWVTEAADADPRVYAAVALHPTRAGALTDEARAVIEELARHPRVVAVGETGMDLYWPGRLDGCADPATQREAFAWHIDLAKRVGKPLMIHNREADAEVLDVLAAEGAPDTVIFHCFSSGPGMARTCIDAGWVLSLSGTVSFKNARDLHRAAALIPPQQLLVETDAPFLTPHPYRGAPNEPYCLPYTVRALADLLGRPAAELARRTTENACRVYGLPGCCS; from the coding sequence GTGAGCTCGAAGCGTTCAGGCAACCGGGACCGCCCACCCGCACCCGAACCGCTCACCCCGCTCATCGACGCGCACACCCACCTCGACGTCTGCGGCGCCACCGACGCGCGCGACGTCGCCGCGGTGCTGGACCGCGCCGAGGCGGTCGGGGTGCAGGCGGTGGTCACCGTCGCCGACGACCTGGCGTCGGCGCGCTGGGTCACCGAGGCCGCCGACGCCGACCCGCGGGTCTACGCCGCGGTGGCGCTGCATCCGACCCGCGCCGGCGCGCTGACCGACGAGGCCCGGGCCGTGATCGAGGAGCTGGCCCGCCACCCGCGCGTGGTGGCGGTCGGCGAGACCGGGATGGACCTGTACTGGCCGGGCAGGCTGGACGGCTGCGCGGACCCGGCCACCCAGCGGGAGGCATTCGCCTGGCACATCGACCTGGCCAAGCGGGTGGGCAAGCCGCTGATGATCCACAACCGGGAGGCCGACGCCGAGGTCCTCGACGTGCTGGCCGCCGAGGGCGCGCCCGACACGGTGATCTTCCACTGCTTCTCGTCGGGGCCGGGGATGGCGCGCACCTGCATCGACGCCGGCTGGGTGCTGAGCCTGTCGGGCACCGTCAGCTTCAAGAACGCCCGTGATCTGCACCGGGCCGCCGCGCTGATCCCGCCGCAGCAGCTGCTGGTGGAGACCGACGCCCCGTTCCTCACCCCCCACCCGTATCGCGGGGCGCCCAACGAGCCATACTGTCTGCCGTACACCGTCCGGGCGCTGGCCGACCTGCTCGGCCGGCCCGCGGCGGAGTTGGCACGCCGGACCACCGAAAATGCGTGTCGGGTCTACGGCCTGCCGGGTTGCTGCTCGTGA
- the metG gene encoding methionine--tRNA ligase: MSQPFYITTAIAYPNGDPHVGHAYEYIATDAIARFKRLDGYDVRFLTGTDVHGLKMAETAAREGLSPAELARRNSDVFQRLQEKLNISFSRFIRTSDPDHYEAAKAIWRRMEDAGDIYLDSYAGWYSVRDERFFTEGETTVREDGTRVATETGAPVTWTEEQTYFFRLSAYTDRLLEHYERHPEFIQPEVRRNEVISFVSGGLRDLSISRTTFDWGVPVPDHPGHVMYVWVDALTNYLTGVGFPDTDSELFRRYWPADLHMIGKDIIRFHTVYWPAFLMSAGIELPRRVFAHGFLYNRGEKMSKSVGNVIDPDALVDAFGVDQVRYFLLREVPFGQDGSYSDEAIIGRINADLANELGNLAQRSLSMVAKNLGGKVPEPAEFTDSDRELLDAADALLEQVRAHYDACAMHLALEATWSVLGAANRYFSAQEPWKLRKTDETRFRTVLYTTLEVVRIASLLTQPVMPESTGKLLDLLGQSEDQRTFAAIGNRLVPGTELPAPTGVFPRYQAE; encoded by the coding sequence ATGAGCCAGCCGTTCTACATCACCACCGCGATCGCCTACCCCAACGGCGATCCGCACGTCGGGCATGCCTACGAGTACATCGCCACCGACGCCATCGCGCGGTTCAAGCGGCTCGACGGTTACGACGTAAGGTTCCTCACCGGCACCGATGTGCACGGGCTGAAGATGGCCGAGACGGCGGCCCGGGAGGGTCTGTCGCCGGCCGAGCTGGCACGGCGCAACTCGGACGTGTTCCAGCGGCTGCAGGAGAAGCTCAACATCTCCTTCTCCCGGTTCATCCGCACCTCCGACCCGGACCACTACGAGGCGGCCAAGGCCATCTGGCGGCGGATGGAGGACGCCGGCGACATCTACCTGGACAGCTACGCCGGCTGGTACTCGGTGCGTGACGAGCGGTTCTTCACCGAGGGCGAGACCACGGTGCGTGAGGACGGCACCCGGGTGGCCACCGAGACCGGCGCCCCGGTGACCTGGACCGAGGAGCAGACCTACTTCTTCCGGCTGTCAGCCTACACCGACCGGCTGCTCGAGCACTACGAACGCCACCCCGAGTTCATCCAGCCGGAGGTGCGCCGCAACGAGGTGATCAGCTTCGTCTCCGGCGGCCTGCGCGACCTGTCCATCTCGCGCACCACCTTCGACTGGGGCGTGCCGGTGCCCGACCACCCCGGCCACGTGATGTACGTGTGGGTGGACGCGCTGACCAACTACCTGACCGGGGTGGGGTTCCCGGACACCGACTCGGAGCTGTTCCGCCGCTACTGGCCGGCCGATCTGCACATGATCGGCAAGGACATCATCCGGTTCCACACCGTGTACTGGCCGGCGTTCCTGATGTCGGCGGGTATCGAGCTGCCGCGGCGGGTATTCGCCCACGGGTTCCTCTACAACCGGGGCGAAAAGATGAGCAAATCGGTCGGCAACGTGATCGACCCCGACGCGCTGGTCGACGCCTTCGGCGTGGACCAGGTGCGCTACTTTTTGCTGCGCGAGGTGCCGTTCGGCCAGGACGGCAGCTACAGCGACGAGGCGATCATCGGCCGCATCAACGCCGACCTGGCCAACGAGCTGGGCAACCTGGCGCAGCGCTCGCTGTCGATGGTGGCCAAGAACCTCGGCGGGAAGGTGCCCGAACCCGCGGAGTTCACCGACAGCGACCGTGAGCTGCTCGACGCCGCAGACGCGCTGCTCGAGCAGGTGCGAGCCCACTACGACGCCTGCGCAATGCATCTGGCGCTGGAGGCCACCTGGTCGGTGCTCGGGGCGGCCAACCGGTACTTCTCCGCGCAGGAACCGTGGAAGCTGCGCAAGACCGACGAAACCCGTTTCCGCACAGTGCTGTACACGACGCTGGAGGTGGTGCGGATCGCCTCCCTGCTGACGCAGCCGGTGATGCCGGAGTCGACGGGTAAGCTGCTCGACTTGCTGGGTCAATCAGAAGACCAGCGGACATTCGCGGCGATCGGCAACCGGCTCGTTCCGGGAACCGAATTGCCGGCCCCGACTGGGGTGTTTCCTCGTTATCAGGCGGAATGA
- the gdhA gene encoding NADP-specific glutamate dehydrogenase: protein MDQLHEKLRDIYEEVVRRNNGETEFHQAVFEVLASLGPVVDKHPEYVDSEVIRRLCEPERQIIFRVPWVDDRGTVQINRGFRVEFNSALGPFKGGLRFHPSVNLGIVKFLGFEQIFKNSLTGMPIGGGKGGADFDPKGRSDNEVMRFCQSFMTELYRHLGEHTDVPAGDIGVGSREIGYMFGQYKRITNRWEAGVLTGKGITWGGSQVRTEATGYGTVFFVNEILKHAKDTFEGKRAVVSGSGNVAIYAIEKIHELGGTVVACSDSSGYVVDEKGIDLDLLKEVKEIRRARIVEYAEKRGGPAYFTDDGSVWNVPCEIALPCATQNELNGDEARALIRNGVRIVAEGANMPCSPTAIKAFNEAGVVFAPGKAVNAGGVATSALEMQQNASRDSWTFAETEARLEQIMRRIHNRCLETAEEYGQPGSYVAGANIAGFIRVADAMLALGLV, encoded by the coding sequence ATGGACCAACTACACGAAAAACTCCGGGATATCTATGAAGAGGTCGTCCGTCGCAACAACGGCGAGACCGAGTTCCACCAGGCGGTGTTCGAGGTGCTGGCAAGCCTCGGACCGGTGGTGGACAAGCACCCGGAGTACGTCGACTCCGAGGTGATCCGGCGGCTGTGCGAGCCGGAACGCCAGATCATCTTCCGGGTCCCCTGGGTCGATGACCGCGGCACCGTCCAGATCAACCGAGGCTTCCGCGTCGAATTCAATTCCGCGCTCGGCCCGTTCAAGGGCGGGTTGCGGTTCCATCCGTCGGTCAACCTCGGCATCGTCAAGTTCCTCGGCTTCGAGCAGATCTTCAAGAACTCGCTGACCGGTATGCCGATCGGCGGCGGCAAGGGCGGCGCCGACTTCGACCCCAAGGGCCGCTCCGACAACGAGGTGATGCGGTTCTGCCAGTCGTTCATGACCGAGCTGTACCGCCACCTCGGTGAGCACACCGATGTGCCGGCCGGCGATATCGGTGTGGGCAGCCGCGAGATCGGCTACATGTTCGGCCAGTACAAGCGGATCACCAACCGCTGGGAGGCCGGTGTGCTGACCGGCAAGGGCATCACCTGGGGCGGTTCGCAGGTGCGCACCGAGGCCACCGGCTACGGCACGGTGTTCTTCGTCAACGAGATCCTCAAGCACGCCAAGGACACCTTCGAGGGCAAGCGCGCGGTGGTGTCGGGGTCGGGCAACGTGGCGATCTACGCCATCGAGAAGATCCACGAGCTCGGCGGCACCGTGGTGGCCTGCTCGGACTCCAGCGGTTATGTGGTCGACGAGAAAGGCATCGACCTCGACCTGCTCAAGGAGGTCAAGGAGATCCGCCGCGCCCGAATCGTGGAGTACGCCGAGAAGCGCGGCGGCCCGGCGTACTTCACCGACGACGGCAGCGTGTGGAACGTGCCCTGCGAGATCGCGCTGCCGTGTGCGACCCAGAACGAACTCAACGGTGACGAGGCGCGGGCGCTGATCCGCAACGGCGTCCGGATCGTCGCCGAGGGCGCGAACATGCCGTGCTCCCCGACCGCGATCAAGGCGTTCAACGAGGCCGGGGTGGTCTTCGCACCGGGCAAGGCCGTCAATGCCGGCGGGGTTGCCACCAGCGCGCTGGAGATGCAGCAGAACGCGTCACGGGACTCCTGGACGTTCGCCGAGACCGAGGCACGGCTGGAGCAGATCATGCGCCGCATCCACAACCGGTGCCTGGAGACGGCCGAGGAGTACGGCCAGCCCGGCAGCTATGTGGCCGGCGCCAACATCGCCGGGTTCATCCGGGTGGCCGACGCCATGCTCGCGCTCGGCCTGGTCTGA
- a CDS encoding NADPH-dependent FMN reductase codes for MRMTAVSVVVVGNPKPKSRTRAAAELVVEKLTGAAPHHIIDVIDLGAGLLGWGDPKVAEAKDIVKSADLLVVASPTFKGTYTGVLKLFLDQFGAGELGQVTTFPVMLGGSYAHSLAPELTLRPVLVEIGASCPAPSLYLLDSDYETSPELDNWLEVARRYAPA; via the coding sequence ATGCGCATGACTGCCGTGAGTGTCGTCGTCGTCGGAAACCCGAAGCCGAAGTCGCGGACCCGCGCGGCCGCCGAATTGGTGGTCGAGAAGCTGACCGGCGCCGCGCCGCACCACATCATCGACGTCATCGACCTGGGCGCCGGTCTGCTCGGCTGGGGCGACCCCAAGGTGGCCGAGGCGAAGGACATCGTCAAATCGGCAGACCTGCTGGTGGTGGCCTCCCCGACGTTCAAGGGCACCTACACCGGTGTGCTGAAGCTCTTCCTCGATCAGTTCGGCGCCGGCGAACTGGGCCAGGTGACCACCTTCCCGGTGATGCTCGGCGGGTCCTACGCGCATTCGCTGGCACCCGAGCTGACGCTGCGCCCGGTGCTCGTCGAGATCGGCGCGAGTTGCCCGGCGCCCAGCCTGTACCTGCTGGACTCCGACTACGAGACGTCGCCGGAGCTGGACAACTGGCTCGAGGTGGCGCGGCGGTACGCGCCGGCCTGA
- a CDS encoding NAD(P)/FAD-dependent oxidoreductase: MTAHHTVSPRVVVIGGGYSGIYAANHLRLRSDLDITVVNPRPHFVERIRLHQFAAGTHPATVDYGSLLGSGIRLVVDTATRIDTDARRVELRSGDALDYDYLIYAVGSTGAAPASVPGAAKYAYSVAEFESAQRLRDALDALQPEVTPAPPVTVVGGGMTGVETAAELAEAGHRVTLVGGGQLVPNFSRSGRRSVVRSLHRLGVTVLESEVVTEVRPDAVVFADGAVRPSAVTVWAAGFGVPPLAAASGLRTDELGRLLTDETLTSIDDDRIVAAGDCAAPSGAPLRMCCATASQLGPQAADTVLSRLAGDVPARFHYAYGGFCISLGRRAGVLQLARRDDSAVNLYFGGRLGARIKETVCRGTVWGLRQAARRPGFAVAFKGGPRPDVADVPIDRRTGAPR, from the coding sequence ATGACTGCTCATCACACCGTTTCCCCCCGCGTCGTCGTCATCGGCGGCGGCTATTCGGGCATCTATGCGGCCAACCACCTGCGGCTGCGCAGCGACCTGGACATCACCGTCGTCAACCCCCGGCCCCACTTCGTCGAGCGGATCCGGCTGCACCAGTTCGCCGCCGGGACCCACCCGGCGACCGTCGACTACGGATCGCTGCTCGGTTCGGGTATCCGACTGGTCGTGGACACCGCCACCCGCATCGACACCGACGCCCGGCGCGTCGAGCTGCGGTCCGGCGACGCGCTGGACTACGACTACCTGATCTACGCGGTCGGCAGCACCGGCGCCGCGCCCGCCTCGGTGCCCGGCGCCGCGAAGTACGCCTACTCGGTCGCGGAGTTCGAGTCCGCCCAGCGGCTGCGGGACGCGCTCGACGCCCTGCAGCCCGAGGTGACGCCCGCCCCGCCGGTGACCGTGGTCGGCGGCGGAATGACCGGCGTTGAGACCGCCGCGGAGCTGGCCGAAGCCGGCCACCGCGTCACCCTGGTCGGCGGCGGACAGCTGGTGCCGAACTTCTCCCGGTCGGGCCGCCGCTCCGTCGTCCGCTCGCTGCACCGGCTCGGCGTCACCGTGCTGGAGTCCGAGGTGGTCACCGAGGTGCGCCCCGACGCGGTGGTGTTCGCCGACGGCGCGGTGCGGCCGAGCGCGGTGACCGTCTGGGCCGCCGGCTTCGGGGTGCCGCCGCTGGCGGCGGCCAGCGGGCTGCGCACCGACGAGCTCGGCCGGCTGCTCACCGACGAGACCCTGACCAGCATCGACGACGACCGGATCGTCGCCGCCGGGGACTGCGCCGCCCCGTCCGGGGCGCCGCTGCGGATGTGCTGCGCGACGGCGTCGCAGCTCGGACCGCAGGCCGCCGACACCGTGCTGAGCCGCCTCGCCGGCGACGTGCCGGCGCGGTTCCACTACGCCTACGGCGGCTTCTGCATCAGCCTGGGCCGGCGCGCCGGTGTCCTGCAGCTCGCGCGGCGCGACGACTCCGCGGTGAACCTCTACTTCGGCGGCCGGTTGGGCGCCAGGATCAAGGAGACGGTCTGCCGCGGCACGGTGTGGGGACTGCGGCAGGCGGCGCGCCGTCCCGGGTTCGCGGTGGCGTTCAAGGGCGGGCCCCGGCCCGATGTCGCGGACGTGCCGATCGACCGGCGGACGGGCGCGCCGCGGTGA
- the sigJ gene encoding RNA polymerase sigma factor SigJ, whose product MSTPNSTEHAERFTHLRPLLFTIVYEILGSATESDDVLQDGYLRWAEVDLATVRDTKSYLAQLVTREALNALRKRARLREEYVGPWLPEPLLLDERLDTADAADDVVLAESVSMAMLVVLETLTPDERAVFVLREVFAFDYDEIAGAVGKSVDSVRQIAHRAREHVQARRRRFGPVDRNRVTDITERFMTAAGTGDMDGLLELLAPDVTWTADSGGKATAARRPIVGARRVAIVLRRFFALADTTPGVRLELVNCNNAPAFVVYQHDVLEGVFLIEVVEDKITNFYAMRNPDKLIGFTGPRVITRQ is encoded by the coding sequence GTGAGCACGCCGAACTCCACCGAACACGCCGAACGGTTCACCCACCTGCGGCCCCTGCTGTTCACGATCGTCTACGAAATCCTCGGCTCGGCAACCGAATCCGACGATGTGCTGCAGGACGGCTATCTACGCTGGGCCGAAGTGGACCTCGCCACCGTGCGCGACACCAAATCGTATCTGGCGCAACTGGTTACCCGGGAAGCGCTCAACGCGCTCCGCAAACGGGCGCGGCTACGCGAGGAGTACGTCGGTCCGTGGCTCCCCGAACCGCTGCTGCTCGACGAGCGCCTCGACACCGCGGACGCCGCCGACGATGTCGTGCTCGCCGAGTCGGTGTCGATGGCCATGCTGGTGGTGCTCGAAACACTCACCCCCGACGAGCGCGCGGTGTTCGTGCTGCGCGAGGTGTTCGCGTTCGACTACGACGAGATCGCCGGCGCGGTCGGCAAATCCGTGGACTCGGTGCGCCAGATCGCGCACCGGGCCCGCGAACACGTGCAGGCGCGCCGGCGCCGATTCGGCCCGGTCGACCGCAACCGCGTCACCGACATCACCGAGCGGTTCATGACCGCGGCCGGCACCGGTGACATGGACGGCCTGCTCGAACTGCTGGCCCCGGACGTCACCTGGACCGCCGACAGCGGCGGCAAGGCCACCGCCGCGCGCCGGCCGATCGTCGGAGCCCGCAGGGTCGCCATCGTGTTGCGGCGGTTCTTCGCGCTCGCCGACACCACACCCGGGGTGCGCCTGGAGCTGGTCAACTGCAACAACGCCCCGGCGTTCGTGGTGTACCAGCACGACGTGCTCGAGGGGGTGTTCCTCATCGAGGTCGTCGAGGACAAGATCACCAACTTCTACGCGATGCGCAACCCGGACAAGCTGATCGGCTTCACCGGGCCGCGGGTGATCACCCGACAGTGA
- a CDS encoding NAD(P)/FAD-dependent oxidoreductase, whose translation MTETRVVVIGGGYAGVMAANRLAPHTVVTLVNPRPDFVERIRLHQLAVGNDDAVAAFSDVLATEVRLVVDDATRIDTRTRGVELAGGETLGYDYLIYAVGSTGTVSPAVPGAAEFAYPISELEQAQRLADRLAEVPAPAPIVVVGGGLTGIEAAAEFAEAGRRVTLVTDALGPTLSRGARRSVARRLNRLGVALLDQHRVARVDADRVVLGDGRELPAAVTVWTAGFGVPGLAAASGLTTDEVGRLITDETLTSIDDPRVVGAGDAVSPSGLPYRMSCQAAIPMGARAAETVLARMSGASPDAVGHGMAAQCLSLGRRRGLFQVNTIDDRARRLYIGGRTGALIKEQVCRMTIKWLRDEAQRPGSYRWRRDPDRQHRLPVPTAPVASVR comes from the coding sequence ATGACCGAAACCAGAGTGGTCGTGATCGGCGGCGGCTACGCCGGCGTGATGGCGGCCAACCGGCTCGCCCCACACACGGTGGTGACCCTGGTGAATCCGCGCCCGGACTTCGTGGAACGGATCCGGCTGCACCAACTCGCCGTCGGCAACGACGACGCGGTCGCCGCGTTCTCGGACGTGCTGGCCACCGAGGTGCGGCTGGTGGTCGACGACGCCACCCGCATCGACACCCGAACCCGCGGCGTCGAGCTCGCCGGCGGCGAAACGCTGGGCTACGACTACCTGATCTACGCCGTCGGCAGCACCGGAACGGTGTCCCCGGCGGTGCCGGGCGCGGCCGAATTCGCCTACCCGATCAGCGAACTCGAACAGGCGCAGCGGCTGGCCGACCGGCTGGCCGAGGTCCCGGCCCCGGCTCCGATCGTGGTGGTCGGCGGCGGGCTGACCGGGATCGAGGCCGCAGCCGAGTTCGCCGAGGCCGGTCGCCGGGTGACGCTGGTGACCGACGCGCTCGGGCCGACGCTGAGCCGGGGCGCGCGGCGGTCGGTGGCGCGACGGCTGAACAGGCTCGGTGTCGCGCTGCTCGACCAGCACCGCGTCGCACGGGTGGACGCGGACCGGGTCGTCCTCGGCGACGGACGGGAACTGCCCGCCGCGGTGACGGTGTGGACGGCCGGGTTCGGGGTGCCGGGCCTGGCCGCGGCCAGCGGGCTGACCACCGACGAGGTGGGCCGCCTGATCACCGACGAGACCCTGACCAGCATCGACGATCCGCGCGTGGTCGGAGCCGGGGATGCGGTGTCGCCGTCGGGGTTGCCGTACCGGATGAGCTGCCAGGCCGCCATACCGATGGGTGCGCGGGCCGCCGAGACGGTGCTGGCCCGGATGTCCGGCGCGAGCCCCGACGCGGTGGGCCACGGGATGGCCGCGCAGTGCCTCAGCCTGGGGCGCCGCCGCGGGTTGTTCCAGGTCAACACGATCGACGACAGGGCCCGACGGCTCTACATCGGCGGCCGCACCGGGGCCCTGATCAAGGAGCAGGTGTGCCGGATGACCATCAAGTGGCTGCGCGACGAGGCGCAGCGGCCCGGCTCCTACCGGTGGCGCCGGGACCCGGACCGGCAACACCGCCTGCCCGTCCCGACGGCACCGGTAGCGTCGGTGCGATGA